Proteins encoded in a region of the Stieleria neptunia genome:
- a CDS encoding multiheme c-type cytochrome gives MTHVSMNDAAKSVWLRILGVAASCSVLGTLGRVVTINGVGNTVAAQVASGGAQPTSVGKLVCRECHPENFELHQHSGHADTFATTLESEVAKRFADKALDAGEPYGVFQYRFGEDGLQTRRMADPNQGPFRLQYVLGSGRNAMTLLTLIDDNGPEVAGVEHRISWFGSHGDFGLTPGHVGMVPDNETEHWGNVVRGESVRQCVSCHTTTGTVVGTEIVNLVADVNCEKCHGPGSEHVRQARTSSSPPPYSVGRKQWDLESELQLCGDCHRLPRHIDPLALREYANELLRFQPVGLLRSECYLESDGTFMCSTCHNPHQDSKTKSTADYEQDCRNCHVPDSDDHVACSVSPTDGCIECHMPAKTFEQGMVFHDHWIRVREEK, from the coding sequence ATGACGCATGTGTCAATGAACGATGCCGCCAAAAGCGTGTGGCTGAGGATTCTGGGAGTCGCCGCAAGCTGCAGCGTGCTGGGGACGCTCGGTCGTGTCGTCACGATCAATGGCGTTGGCAACACTGTCGCCGCTCAAGTCGCCAGCGGAGGCGCGCAACCGACCTCTGTTGGCAAACTGGTCTGTCGCGAATGCCACCCAGAAAACTTTGAACTCCATCAACACTCCGGACACGCCGATACGTTTGCGACCACGCTGGAATCAGAAGTGGCGAAGCGGTTTGCGGACAAGGCACTCGATGCCGGAGAGCCCTATGGGGTGTTCCAGTATCGGTTCGGCGAAGACGGGTTGCAGACGCGCCGAATGGCCGATCCCAATCAAGGGCCGTTCCGGTTGCAATACGTCCTCGGATCGGGACGCAATGCGATGACGCTGCTGACGCTGATCGACGACAACGGGCCCGAGGTCGCCGGGGTCGAACACCGGATCTCTTGGTTCGGTTCGCATGGTGATTTCGGTTTGACACCGGGACACGTCGGCATGGTCCCAGACAACGAAACAGAACATTGGGGCAATGTGGTTCGTGGCGAGAGCGTCAGGCAATGCGTTTCTTGTCACACGACGACCGGCACCGTCGTCGGGACGGAGATCGTCAATCTGGTTGCCGACGTGAACTGTGAAAAATGTCACGGCCCCGGCAGCGAACATGTGCGTCAAGCACGAACGTCATCCTCACCGCCCCCGTATTCAGTGGGCCGCAAGCAGTGGGATTTGGAATCCGAGCTGCAATTGTGTGGTGACTGTCATCGATTGCCGCGACACATTGACCCGCTCGCACTCCGGGAATACGCGAACGAATTGCTGCGTTTTCAACCTGTCGGGCTGCTGAGAAGCGAATGCTATTTGGAATCCGATGGCACGTTCATGTGCTCGACGTGTCATAACCCCCATCAAGATTCAAAGACCAAGTCGACCGCCGACTACGAACAGGATTGTCGCAATTGCCACGTGCCAGATTCTGATGATCATGTCGCATGCAGCGTGTCCCCGACGGACGGATGTATCGAATGTCACATGCCGGCCAAAACGTTCGAGCAAGGGATGGTGTTTCACGACCATTGGATTCGCGTGCGGGAGGAGAAATGA